The proteins below come from a single Onychomys torridus chromosome 18, mOncTor1.1, whole genome shotgun sequence genomic window:
- the Pgk2 gene encoding phosphoglycerate kinase 2 produces the protein MSLSSKLTLDKVDVKGKRVIMRVDFNVPMKNNQITNNQRIKAAIPSIKYCLEKGAKSVVLMSHLGRPDGVPMPDKYSLEPVAAELKSMLGKDVLFLKDCVGAEVEKTCANPDNGSVILLENLRFHVEEEGKGQDSSGKKVVAEPAKVEAFRASLSKLGDIYVNDAFGTAHRAHSSMVGVNLPQKASGFLMKKELDYFAKVLEHPEKPFLAILGGAKVTDKIQLIKNMLDKVNFMIIGGGMAYTFLKELKNMEIGASLYDEEGAKIVKEIMAKAEKNGVKITFPVDFVTADKFDEHAKVGQATLESGIPSGWMGLDCGPESIKNNAQIVAQAKLIIWNGPMGVFEWDAFANGTKALMDEVVKATSKGCVTIIGGGDTATCCAKWDTENKVSHVSTGGGASLELLEGKVLPGVEALSNM, from the coding sequence TTCCTATGAAGAACAACCAAATCACCAACAACCAGAGAATCAAGGCTGCCATCCCAAGCATCAAGTACTGTCTGGAAAAGGGAGCCAAGTCTGTAGTTCTTATGAGTCACCTTGGGCGGCCTGACGGTGTCCCTATGCCAGACAAATATTCCTTAGAGCCTGTTGCTGCTGAGCTCAAATCCATGCTGGGCAAGGATGTTTTGTTCCTGAAGGACTGTGTGGGTGCTGAAGTAGAGAAAACTTGTGCCAATCCAGATAATGGGTCTGTCATCCTTTTGGAGAACCTACGCTTCCACGTGGAGGAAGAAGGTAAAGGTCAGGATTCTTCTGGAAAAAAGGTTGTTGCTGAGCCAGCTAAAGTAGAAGCCTTCAGAGCATCACTGTCGAAACTTGGTGACATTTATGTCAACGATGCTTTTGGCACTGCACACCGGGCCCACAGTTCCATGGTAGGAGTAAATTTGCCCCAGAAGGCATCTGGGTTCCTCATGAAGAAGGAACTAGACTACTTTGCCAAGGTCTTAGAACacccagagaaacccttcctGGCTATCCTTGGTGGAGCCAAAGTGACAGATAAGATCCAACTCATCAAAAACATGTTAGATAAAGTCAACTTCATGATTATTGGAGGTGGGATGGCTTACACCTTCCTGAAGGAACTCAAGAACATGGAGATTGGTGCTTCCTTGTATGATGAAGAGGGAGCCAAGATTGTCAAAGAGATCATGGCCAAAGCAGAAAAGAATGGTGTAAAGATAACCTTTCCTGTTGACTTTGTAACTGCTGACAAGTTTGATGAGCATGCAAAAGTTGGACAAGCCACTCTAGAATCTGGCATACCATCTGGCTGGATGGGTTTGGACTGTGGTCCTGAGAGCATTAAAAACAATGCTCAAATTGTGGCCCAGGCAAAGCTTATTATTTGGAATGGACCTATGGGGGTATTTGAATGGGATGCCTTTGCTAATGGTACCAAAGCCCTCATGGATGAAGTTGTAAAGGCCACCTCCAAGGGATGTGTCACCATTATAGGGGGTGGAGATACTGCTACTTGCTGTGCCAAATGGGACACTGAAAACAAGGTCAGCCATGTGAGCACTGGAGGTGGGGCAAGTCTGGAGCTGCTGGAAGGTAAAGTCCTTCCTGGGGTAGAGGCCCTGAGCAACATGTAA